From Pseudomonas sp. AN-1:
TCCTCGCCATCGCCGTGGTCGTGGTGGCCGGGGCGGGCGTCGATGTGCAGCTCGGCCTCGGCGCCGATGCCCAGCAGCACGTCCAGCGGCAAGCGGCCCTGCTGCGCCTCGACGATCTTCACCGCCGGCGGCAGCTCCTCGGCGACCTCGGCGCGCACCGCGGCCAGCGCGGCGTCGGCGAGCAGGTCGGTCTTGTTGAGCACCACCAGGTCGGCGCAGGCCAGCTGGTCCTCGAACAGCTCGTGCAGCGGCGATTCATGGTCGAGGTTGGGATCGGCGCGGCGCTGCGCGTCGACCTGCTCGGGGAAGGCGGCGAAGGTGCCGGCGGCCACCGCCGGGCTGTCGACCACGGTGACCACCGCGTCGACGGTGCAGGCGTTGCGGATTTCCGGCCAGTTGAAGGCCTGCACCAGCGGTTTGGGCAGCGCGAGGCCGCTGGTTTCGATGAGGATGTGGTCAAGATCGTGGCGGCGCGCCACCAGCTCGCGCATCACCGGGAAGAACTCTTCCTGCACGGTGCAGCACAGGCAGCCGTTGGCCAGCTCGAAGACGCGGCCGAGCGCCTCCTCCTCGCTGCAGCCGATGGCGCACTGCTTGAGGATCTCGCCGTCGATGCCCAGTTCGCCGAATTCGTTGACGATCACCGCGATGCGCCGGCCCTGGGCGTTGTCGAGCATATGGCGCAGCAGGGTGGTCTTGCCGGCGCCGAGGAAGCCGGTGACGATGGTGACGGGAAGTTTGCTCAAGGATTTCATGCGCGGCCCTGCCTGGCTGGCGGGGGCATGACGAGACGCCACCGGACGCACGCGCACCGGTCGGTCGGATTCGCCACCGGATCACCCCGCCCGGTTGTCGTGAAGGTCCGGAAACGCTCCGCGAGGCGGGGCGCTTCCTTCGAGGCAGGTCTCCTGGCTCACGGTGGGCGCCTTGGCGCCGTCCCCTCGCCTTCCCGCGTGAGCAGTGGCGTCGTGAGGGGATTCGTACCGTTTACAGTTGCGGGGGCAGCCGCGGTGTTGCACCGCGTTCCCTCTTAGCTCCGGCCCAGACCGGAGAACCTCGGGGCCGCAAGGCTACGCAGGGTGCGCGCGGCGGTCAATGGCGGCGGCCGGGGATGCCTACCGGGAGTGTTGGTGCCGGAGACTTGGGAGAAGATCGCTGCGCGAGACTTCTACCCTACGCCATGCCCAACGGCGGTCGCGCGATTGACGCCGTGCGCGGCGGCATGCTGTTGTAAAAAAGCGTTCCGCCTGAGCGACCGCCATCGAAAAACCACCCTCTGCCGCGATCCGGCGAGCCTGATCGGCCAACTTCCATGTCCGCAGCACATACCCCCTCCTCCGCGGAGCCCCGCCCTGCCCGGCTGTTGGTCGCCGGTTTCGGCTGCCGCCGCAATTGTAGCGTCGAGGAGCTGCACAGGCTTTTGGAGGACAGCTTGCGCGAACGCGGGCTGAACGTCGGAGATCTGCACGCTCTGGCCAGTCT
This genomic window contains:
- the cobW gene encoding cobalamin biosynthesis protein CobW; protein product: MKSLSKLPVTIVTGFLGAGKTTLLRHMLDNAQGRRIAVIVNEFGELGIDGEILKQCAIGCSEEEALGRVFELANGCLCCTVQEEFFPVMRELVARRHDLDHILIETSGLALPKPLVQAFNWPEIRNACTVDAVVTVVDSPAVAAGTFAAFPEQVDAQRRADPNLDHESPLHELFEDQLACADLVVLNKTDLLADAALAAVRAEVAEELPPAVKIVEAQQGRLPLDVLLGIGAEAELHIDARPGHHDHGDGEDHDHDEFDAFGVELPEVDERLLLATLAELVQRHAVLRVKGFVAVPGKAMRLLVQGVGQRFDRHFERAWREGEARATRLVIIGQALDAAVIDAELRAALTR